The Candidatus Neptunochlamydia vexilliferae genome has a window encoding:
- a CDS encoding nucleotidyl transferase AbiEii/AbiGii toxin family protein yields the protein MDKKNLGESICQRLKDLSKERKRPFDEILRYYAMERFLFRLSTSPYNTKLFLKGGLILKVWDPLDHRATMDIDLLGRISNQIKDLKQVITEIAAIPYEEDAITFDTQHLTIRRTQTAGDYEEIRASFSAKLFKAKLPVLIDIGFNDIIVPKPQQIHYPTLLGMPTLELLGYTLETVIAEKLESIVKLGLINTRMKDFYDLWTIVQREKLNPKTLELAVKNVFMNRASETKYPIAFTPVFYEATDTLKRWDNFLSSIGKNTINFQDVIHEISNHLTPLIKASTNAAD from the coding sequence TTTGATGAAATCCTTCGCTATTATGCAATGGAGCGTTTTCTTTTCCGGTTAAGCACTAGTCCATACAATACCAAACTCTTCCTAAAAGGAGGCTTAATTCTCAAGGTCTGGGATCCTTTAGACCATCGTGCAACAATGGACATCGACCTTTTAGGGCGTATTTCCAACCAAATAAAAGATCTCAAACAAGTGATTACAGAGATTGCTGCAATTCCCTATGAAGAAGATGCTATTACCTTTGATACTCAGCACCTAACGATTCGCCGGACCCAAACGGCAGGAGACTATGAGGAAATAAGAGCCAGTTTTTCTGCAAAGCTATTTAAAGCAAAGTTACCTGTCCTTATTGATATTGGTTTTAACGACATTATTGTCCCAAAGCCCCAGCAGATCCACTACCCCACTTTATTAGGAATGCCCACTTTAGAACTACTAGGGTATACCCTAGAAACCGTCATTGCCGAAAAACTCGAGTCAATTGTAAAGCTTGGGCTTATCAATACGCGAATGAAAGATTTTTATGATCTTTGGACAATTGTCCAAAGAGAGAAGCTCAATCCTAAAACACTCGAACTAGCCGTTAAGAATGTATTCATGAATCGAGCCTCGGAAACTAAGTATCCTATTGCATTTACTCCTGTTTTCTACGAAGCCACAGACACCTTAAAGCGGTGGGATAACTTCCTTTCATCTATTGGAAAAAATACCATTAACTTTCAAGATGTCATCCATGAGATTTCTAATCATTTAACTCCATTAATTAAGGCAAGCACCAATGCAGCTGATTGA
- the folD gene encoding bifunctional methylenetetrahydrofolate dehydrogenase/methenyltetrahydrofolate cyclohydrolase FolD, whose translation MQLIDGKKIAKEIQKHLKQEIVQIDGRKPGLAFILIGEDLPSQTYVAMKKKGCQQIGIHSEVLSLPGDITQEGLIGEIDRLNRADHIDGILVQQPFPKQIDTAAIIEAIDPNKDVDGFHPINIGKLLLGVSGGFAACTPLGIVTLLEKSKIDTAGKHVVIVGRSNIVGKPLAALLMQKKQGANATVTIAHSGTQNLQELCREADILVAALGSPHFITADRVKKGAVVIDVGINRTDKGLVGDVDFNNVKQVASAITPVPGGVGPMTIAMLLANTYESYKKRCG comes from the coding sequence ATGCAGCTGATTGACGGCAAGAAAATTGCTAAAGAGATCCAAAAACACCTCAAACAAGAGATCGTCCAGATCGACGGGCGCAAGCCTGGCCTGGCCTTTATCCTCATTGGAGAAGATCTCCCCTCACAAACCTATGTCGCGATGAAAAAAAAGGGATGTCAGCAAATCGGCATCCACTCTGAAGTCCTTTCCCTTCCAGGAGATATCACCCAAGAAGGGCTCATTGGAGAAATCGATCGTCTTAATAGGGCCGACCACATCGATGGAATTTTAGTTCAACAACCCTTCCCCAAACAGATTGACACCGCTGCGATTATCGAAGCGATTGACCCCAATAAAGATGTCGATGGGTTTCACCCCATCAACATCGGCAAACTCCTTCTCGGCGTCTCTGGAGGCTTTGCCGCCTGCACTCCCCTCGGGATCGTAACCCTCCTTGAAAAAAGCAAGATCGACACCGCGGGCAAACATGTTGTCATCGTTGGCCGCAGTAACATTGTGGGAAAACCCCTTGCTGCTCTTCTCATGCAAAAAAAACAAGGAGCCAATGCCACAGTGACCATCGCCCACAGTGGAACCCAAAACCTTCAAGAGCTCTGTCGGGAGGCCGATATTTTAGTCGCCGCCCTGGGCAGCCCCCACTTTATTACTGCCGATAGGGTCAAAAAAGGAGCGGTCGTGATCGATGTGGGCATCAACCGAACAGATAAAGGGCTTGTTGGCGATGTTGACTTTAACAATGTGAAGCAGGTGGCTTCTGCGATTACCCCTGTGCCAGGCGGAGTAGGACCGATGACCATTGCGATGCTCCTTGCAAACACCTACGAAAGTTACAAAAAACGATGTGGCTGA
- a CDS encoding FAD:protein FMN transferase has protein sequence MWLILFLALLFGCSKEPSHFQGVAHGHPYRIQIGGSPNKTHVQALLEEIFEEVDTLYNHWNPDSLLSKNPDSPELQPILSLAHSFCTLTNGWYDPTLRGPIQTFKTQTAHSPGYDLDGMLKGYVIDQIVEQLLSLGYTNLYVEWGGDLRVHGKHPSGRPWQILLNDEVVPLENGAIATSGCAEQTWDIDGTTYTHIINPFTQEMVGVGIYSVTVRAPTCALADALATACMASGSETFADAMKEKLPVDFWIVYTEKSSKTGN, from the coding sequence ATGTGGCTGATTCTCTTTCTCGCTTTACTCTTTGGCTGCAGTAAAGAGCCTTCCCACTTTCAAGGAGTAGCCCATGGCCATCCCTACCGGATCCAAATCGGCGGCTCCCCTAATAAAACCCATGTCCAAGCGCTTCTAGAAGAGATATTCGAAGAGGTCGATACCCTCTATAACCACTGGAACCCCGACTCCCTTTTATCGAAAAACCCCGACTCCCCAGAGCTCCAGCCCATCCTCTCCTTGGCTCACTCTTTTTGCACCCTAACCAACGGATGGTATGACCCCACTTTGCGCGGCCCGATCCAAACCTTCAAAACACAAACGGCCCACTCTCCTGGCTACGACCTCGATGGGATGCTGAAAGGGTATGTGATCGACCAGATTGTCGAACAGCTCCTTTCCCTTGGGTATACAAACCTCTATGTCGAGTGGGGAGGAGACCTCCGCGTCCATGGGAAGCACCCTTCAGGACGCCCCTGGCAAATCCTATTGAATGATGAAGTCGTGCCTCTTGAAAATGGAGCCATTGCAACAAGCGGATGTGCCGAACAAACCTGGGATATTGACGGCACGACCTATACCCACATCATCAATCCCTTCACTCAAGAGATGGTGGGGGTGGGCATTTACTCGGTTACTGTCCGCGCTCCCACCTGCGCCCTCGCCGATGCCCTTGCCACTGCCTGCATGGCTTCAGGCTCCGAAACCTTTGCTGATGCGATGAAAGAAAAACTCCCCGTCGATTTTTGGATTGTTTATACCGAAAAAAGTTCAAAAACCGGGAATTAG
- a CDS encoding ribonuclease R family protein, translated as MKKLNKTFAGTMAGTISVHPKGFAFVSPDDPKKYPEDIFIPKSLKGNAVDGDRVEVAVAAEQKAGKGPEGMVQAILERGKEELVGIVWIINPKGHYLLYVHSLGPSKAALVKKNKKATYQIGDRLILKVDDWGDEKSPATCTVTEKLGTIDEAWTDIPSAIRDFGIRKEFPKEVIEQVKKLPPEVDKKDIEGRENLTYLECVTIDPDTARDFDDALSLTEDEKGHFHLGVHIADVSHYVKEGTPLDEEAKKRSNSTYFPGQCVPMLPEELSNHLCSLKEQVTRLTLSVLIDLDEEGTVLNYRIVRGAIFSQKRFTYKEAKKVLDGELKSPHEKKLKRLEKLCLLLKKKRRERGSVDLALPEIVIKVNKKGEPTGHEVVEYDITHQLVEEFMLKANELVAQDFMKKNKKGIFRIHEPPGEDNLEAFYALARSLGFSLPNKPEVDDIQRLFEKAKGSPHAEQLSIAYIRSMKLAVYSENNVGHYGLSLENYCHFTSPIRRYSDLIIHRRLFEDSEEDLTLVAKSCSDKERVSFKAETSVVMLKKLRLLQKCQQEDPTRLHQAVVSKIKPFGVFFEVAPLQYEGFLHLSDLEDDYYVYNQQRELLVGQDTGKTYKMDSPLEILLEEVDLIMMETKWALPRQSKTKKKRSRSSSTKKKRWSKSRRRS; from the coding sequence ATGAAAAAATTAAACAAAACATTTGCCGGAACAATGGCCGGCACCATCTCTGTTCATCCCAAAGGTTTCGCTTTCGTCTCTCCTGATGACCCGAAAAAATATCCTGAGGATATTTTTATTCCCAAAAGTTTGAAGGGAAATGCGGTCGATGGCGATCGTGTGGAAGTCGCCGTTGCGGCAGAGCAAAAGGCAGGTAAGGGCCCCGAAGGGATGGTCCAAGCCATCCTCGAGCGGGGAAAAGAAGAGCTCGTCGGCATCGTCTGGATCATCAACCCGAAGGGACACTACCTCCTCTACGTCCACTCTCTTGGTCCCTCTAAAGCAGCACTCGTTAAAAAAAACAAGAAGGCAACGTACCAAATTGGTGATCGCCTCATCTTAAAAGTCGACGACTGGGGAGATGAAAAGTCCCCTGCCACCTGCACCGTTACTGAGAAGCTGGGGACGATCGACGAGGCGTGGACCGATATCCCCTCAGCCATCCGTGACTTTGGGATCCGAAAGGAGTTCCCCAAGGAGGTGATCGAGCAAGTGAAAAAACTCCCCCCTGAGGTCGACAAAAAAGATATTGAGGGGCGGGAGAATCTCACCTACCTCGAGTGTGTCACCATCGATCCCGATACCGCCCGCGATTTTGACGATGCTTTATCGCTCACCGAAGATGAGAAAGGACACTTCCATTTAGGGGTTCACATTGCCGATGTTTCCCACTATGTGAAAGAGGGAACCCCTCTTGATGAAGAGGCCAAAAAACGGTCCAACTCAACTTACTTTCCGGGACAGTGCGTCCCGATGCTTCCCGAAGAGCTTTCCAACCATCTCTGTAGCTTAAAAGAGCAGGTCACCCGACTCACCCTTTCGGTCTTGATCGATCTCGATGAAGAGGGAACGGTCTTAAATTATCGGATTGTCCGCGGGGCCATCTTTAGCCAAAAGCGGTTCACCTACAAAGAAGCGAAAAAAGTGCTCGATGGAGAGCTGAAAAGTCCCCATGAAAAAAAACTGAAACGCCTCGAAAAACTTTGCCTTCTTTTAAAGAAAAAACGGCGGGAACGGGGCAGCGTCGACCTCGCCCTTCCTGAGATAGTGATCAAGGTCAACAAAAAGGGGGAACCAACTGGACATGAGGTGGTCGAATATGACATCACCCACCAACTTGTTGAAGAGTTTATGCTGAAAGCCAATGAGCTCGTTGCCCAAGACTTCATGAAGAAAAACAAAAAAGGGATATTCCGGATCCATGAACCTCCCGGAGAGGATAATCTCGAAGCTTTTTATGCCCTAGCGCGGAGTTTAGGCTTTTCTCTACCGAATAAGCCCGAAGTCGACGACATCCAAAGGCTCTTTGAAAAGGCGAAGGGAAGTCCCCACGCCGAGCAACTTTCGATCGCCTATATTCGGAGTATGAAACTGGCGGTCTATTCTGAAAATAATGTGGGCCATTATGGCCTCTCCCTTGAAAACTACTGCCACTTTACGAGCCCGATCCGCCGCTATAGTGACCTCATTATCCACCGCCGCCTCTTTGAAGATTCCGAGGAAGACCTCACCCTCGTTGCCAAAAGTTGCTCCGACAAGGAGCGGGTCTCTTTTAAGGCAGAGACAAGCGTTGTGATGCTTAAAAAACTCCGCCTCCTCCAAAAGTGCCAGCAGGAGGATCCCACCCGTCTCCACCAAGCAGTCGTGAGTAAAATCAAACCCTTTGGGGTCTTTTTTGAGGTCGCTCCCCTCCAATATGAGGGATTCCTCCACCTCTCCGATCTGGAAGATGACTACTATGTCTATAACCAGCAAAGAGAACTCCTTGTTGGACAAGATACAGGAAAAACCTATAAAATGGACTCTCCTCTCGAGATCCTTCTCGAAGAGGTCGATCTCATCATGATGGAGACAAAATGGGCCCTTCCCCGCCAAAGCAAAACAAAGAAAAAACGGTCCCGCTCCTCTTCTACCAAGAAGAAGAGGTGGTCGAAGTCGCGCAGGCGCTCCTAG
- a CDS encoding DNA-3-methyladenine glycosylase → MGPSPPKQNKEKTVPLLFYQEEEVVEVAQALLGKYLFTSFEGQLTGGMIIETEAYKGAEDKACHAYGERKTARTQVMFEPGGVAYIYLCYGIHHLFNIVTHKEGTPHAVLVRALAPTHGTETMEKRRKGAKKLTGGPGTLTQALGIQTHHSGIPLTGNEIWLEDHGAPLGKIIATPRIGIDYAEEHKNLPWRFLLN, encoded by the coding sequence ATGGGCCCTTCCCCGCCAAAGCAAAACAAAGAAAAAACGGTCCCGCTCCTCTTCTACCAAGAAGAAGAGGTGGTCGAAGTCGCGCAGGCGCTCCTAGGCAAGTACCTCTTTACCTCCTTTGAGGGTCAGCTCACCGGTGGGATGATCATCGAAACCGAGGCCTACAAAGGGGCTGAGGACAAAGCCTGCCACGCCTATGGAGAGCGAAAAACTGCCCGCACCCAGGTGATGTTTGAGCCAGGGGGGGTGGCCTACATCTACCTCTGCTACGGAATCCACCACCTCTTCAATATCGTCACCCACAAGGAAGGGACACCCCATGCCGTCCTTGTCCGCGCCCTAGCCCCCACCCATGGCACTGAAACGATGGAAAAGCGGCGCAAAGGAGCTAAAAAGCTCACCGGAGGACCAGGAACTCTCACCCAAGCCCTTGGAATCCAGACCCACCATTCGGGCATCCCCCTGACAGGCAATGAGATATGGCTTGAAGACCATGGAGCACCCCTTGGAAAGATTATCGCAACCCCTAGAATTGGAATCGATTACGCCGAAGAACATAAAAATCTCCCTTGGCGCTTTCTTTTAAATTAA